The following proteins come from a genomic window of Rutidosis leptorrhynchoides isolate AG116_Rl617_1_P2 chromosome 10, CSIRO_AGI_Rlap_v1, whole genome shotgun sequence:
- the LOC139873612 gene encoding probable receptor-like serine/threonine-protein kinase At4g34500 produces MSDSGHPSTASDGVTSLSSKTPFLGQKLYVIVSITVATVTAILLLIFLFFLHKHKSKRRRTTHDVVKEEIETNTNCLDQHQKVSKTLMSMFKLDNDDADVDDGVKTIIKVIETNKNDDDNWGSNVSGTGTGTGSGSGTSGSVDTSSSMCVENMSNIGWGRWFNLKELEIATDGFATENVIGEGGYGVVYKGVLHDGLSVAVKSLLDNRGQAEKEFKVEVEAIGKVRHKNLVGLIGFCVEGAKRMLVYEFVDNGNLEQWLHGDEGPTSTLTWDIRMKIAIGTAKGLAYLHEGLEPKVVHRDVKSSNILLDKKWNAKVADFGLAKLLESEKSYVTTRVMGTFGYVSPDYASTGMLNEGSDVYSFGVLLMELITGRSIIDYSRPPREMNLVDWFKGMVASRKEEELLDPKIDLRPSPRALKRALLVCLRCIDMDASKRPKMGQVIHMLEADEFSFRGEPQPLRGASIPRPDATTATKVSFPIPVVGYQQR; encoded by the exons ATGTCAGATTCCGGCCATCCCTCCACCGCCAGCGACGGCGTCACCTCTCTCTCTTCCAAAACACCATTCCTCGGTCAAAAACTATACGTCATTGTTTCGATCACAGTAGCTACAGTAACCGCAATTCTTCTACTCATCTTCCTTTTTTTTCTCCATAAGCATAAATCAAAACGACGTCGTACCACACATGACGTAGTAAAAGAAGAGATAGAAACGAACACGAATTGCTTAGATCAGCATCAGAAAGTATCGAAAACGTTAATGAGTATGTTTAAGCTTGATAATGATGATGCTGACGTGGATGACGGTGTTAAAACGATAATTAAAGTGATTGAGAcgaataaaaatgatgatgataattggggAAGTAACGTGTCGGGTACGGGTACGGGTACAGGCTCGGGTTCGGGTACGAGTGGGAGTGTTGACACGTCATCGAGTATGTGTGTTGAGAATATGAGTAATATTGGGTGGGGGCGGTGGTTTAATTTGAAGGAATTAGAGATAGCGACGGATGGTTTTGCGACGGAAAATGTGATCGGAGAAGGTGGTTACGGTGTTGTGTATAAAGGAGTGTTACATGATGGTTTGTCGGTTGCTGTGAAGAGTCTTTTGGATAATAG GGGGCAGGCAGAAAAGGAATTCAAGGTGGAGGTTGAAGCCATTGGCAAAGTAAGGCATAAGAACCTTGTTGGTCTAATTGGATTTTGCGTAGAAGGTGCTAAGAG GATGCTTGTGTACGAGTTTGTTGATAACGGAAATTTAGAACAATGGTTGCATGGAGACGAAGGACCAACCAGCACTCTAACTTGGGACATACGCATGAAAATTGCGATCGGGACTGCAAAAGG ATTGGCATATTTACACGAAGGATTGGAACCAAAAGTTGTTCATCGTGATGTTAAATCAAGCAATATTCTCTTAGACAAAAAATGGAACGCCAAAGTAGCAGATTTTGGACTTGCAAAGTTACTTGAATCTGAGAAAAGCTATGTGACTACACGAGTAATGGGAACATTTGG ATATGTATCACCCGACTATGCAAGTACGGGGATGCTCAATGAGGGAAGTGATGTCTATAGTTTTGGAGTTTTGCTCATGGAATTAATAACCGGAAGGAGTATAATCGATTACTCGCGACCCCCAAGAGAG ATGAACCTGGTTGACTGGTTTAAAGGAATGGTGGCAAGTCGAAAGGAGGAGGAGTTGCTAGATCCAAAAATCGATTTACGACCTTCTCCGAGAGCTTTAAAACGAGCATTATTGGTGTGCCTTCGTTGTATAGATATGGATGCAAGTAAGCGTCCAAAGATGGGACAAGTTATACACATGCTTGAAGCCGATGAGTTCTCTTTTCGAGGA GAACCTCAACCACTTAGGGGCGCATCTATACCACGTCCCGATGCAACTACCGCTACTAAAGTTTCTTTTCCAATTCCAGTTGTTGGTTATCAACAAAGATAA
- the LOC139871191 gene encoding uncharacterized protein: protein MQSEDFSETPIVVSCKIAETGITIMKVHVDNGSSVDIVYEQCFVQLPESIRVTLQPTTASLTGFAGEYSLPMGVLPLDVDLVDDNDDSLVRRAGLDFYVMRISSRYNMLLGRTALGKFGIVPSTIHGMIKFATRKGVATINSTSKVPICAAINVKSAVQEAAEVAKNMVLVNLAYPEQKIKVGSLKPVVQKRRGMASDRVKWLCEEVTKLVRAGILREAQYQS, encoded by the exons ATGCAGAGCGAAGATTTCTCTGAAACGCCAATAGTAGTATCGTGCAAGATCGCGGAAACTGGAATCACAatcatgaaagttcatgttgataatggcaGTAGCGTTGATATTGTTTACGAGCAATGTTTTGTTCAACTGCCGGAGAGTATCAGAGTAACTTTACAACCAACTACAGCTTCGCTGACTGGTTTTGCGGGGGAATATTCATTGCCTATGGGTGTTTTGCCCTTAGATGTTGACCTTGTTGATGACAATGATGATAGTTTAGTGCGCCGAGCGGggctagatttctatgttatgcgaATCTCATCTCGCTATAACATGTTGTTAGGCAGAACTGCCTTAGGTAAATTCGGAATTGTCCCatctacaattcatggcatgattaaattcGCAACACGCAAAGGTGTCGCGACAATAAATTCAACAAGTAAGGTGCCCATTTGTGCGGCTATTAATGTAAAAAGTGCAGTTCAAGAAGCTGCAGAAGTCGCGAAAAATATGGTATTGGTTAATCTCGCGTATCCCGAACAAAAAATTAAAGTAGGAT CCTTAAAACCTGTGGTGCAAAAGCGTAGAGGCATGGCCTCAGATCGTGTGAAATGGCTATGTGAAGAGGTAACAAAATTGGTGAGAGCTGGAATTTTACGCGAGGCTCAATACCAATCATGA